AGCATAATTCCTTAAACTTGAATCAGTTTAAGGTAAAGTTATGCTGTAAATATAGATTGTTAGAGCGACCTTTGTGTGCCCAAGAGGGCGTACGGCGCTCTAGTTTGAACGGTAATTGGTTTTTTGTGTTTAAGTACATTGTATTTGCACAACCAAGAAGAAATCAATTCCGTTAATGTAAAGTGGTTTGACAATTCTATTGCAAATGGCACTATTCATTGGTATTCGCATCGCGAAATGAGTTGGGCAGGGCATAAGAATTCGCGTAGACGGCAATCGGTTTTGAGAGTCGCAGTCTGCTTGATAAAAAGCAAAGACAAAAAAAGGAAATACAATGGAAAACCCTGAAATTTACGACGAAAGCGCAGAGCTGCTTCTCAGCCTTACTGCTGATGTTGTTGCTGCTTACGTCGGAAACAACTCCATTCGTGCGAGCGAACTGCCTCTCCTGATTTCGGAAGTGCATTCTGCTTTCAAGCGTCACGTTGAGCGTGAAGAAGCTCCGGTCGTTGTTGAAAAGCCGAAGCCAGCCGTCAATCCAAAGAAGTCGGTTACTGACGATTACATCATCTGCCTGGAAGATGGTAAGAAGTTCAAGTCGCTGAAGCGTCACCTGATGACTCATTACAGCATGACGCCAGAACAGTACCGTGAAAAGTGGGATCTCGATCCTAATTACCCAATGGTTGCTCCAAATTATGCTGCAGCACGTTCGCGTCTTGCAAAGAAAATGGGTCTGGGCCGCAAGCCTAAGGACGCATAATTATAGCATCTCCAGCAAGAGTGCGAAGCGGTTTTGCGTTGGACAATGCATAAAACCAAACAGTTACAGTGGTTCCAACGATTCAGTCTGAACTGGAGCCGCTGTAATCAAATCTTGGTATCCGAAGCTTGTGTTTCGATACTGACATGCGATTTGTTTGATGATGGCTCGGAATACATGAGGTAACCTTCATGCTCTCCGGGCCATTATTCATTTGAATTTATAGCATCGACTTTTGCTTTGCTTTTATCCCGCATAGCCGGTCCAAAGCCTGTTTTAATGCAATATGTCGATTAAGATCATAGCTCCAGTGTCCGCGCACACCACGAAGACGTTCGCGTTCGATAGGCGGTTTAGGCGGCCTTTTGCCTGCCGCTGCTCCTCAGCTGGGGCGCGGAGAAGCTTATCCATATCAATCCCAGCTATGATTTGCAGCGCTGCGCGTTGTATCGCGCTCATGCGCTCTTCTTTGCGCGCGTTCAAAAAGGTTTGGGTTGCTTCTCTTAGGGCTAATTCCATTATCATACTCCTCGTCGGCTTAATTTGGTGCCGAAAGGATCGCGCATTTCGCGCTTTGATGGATAAATTCCTATTATTTATAATTTTGTTAGACGCGGTATCAATTTTCTGTTGTAAAAAACTTATCCACGCTTGCAAACTCCTCACTATAAGAAGATATTCCTATTACGGTGAGGAAAGATGAATGTCTTTGGAACTAACAGATATCATCCATACCCGGGCTGAAGCTCTTGAGGCTTTGAAGGTGATTGCGGCGCGACACGGTCGAGCCCTCAGGATAGATAATTCTGGTCGTGCGTTGGGTCGCAGGCGCCAGGAAAAAAGCGTGGAACTCTGTGACGCGTTGATCGATTTGTTGTCGGCACATTTTTCTGTAAGCGGCGCTGAACTGCGCCCACCGCTAAGATGCAGAAGAGAAGTAGCACAGGTCAGACAGATCGGAATGTATTTGGCGCACACATCGTTTGGAATGGTGATGAGCGAGGTTGCATGTGGGTTTTCGAGAGACAGGAGCACCGTTGTTTATGCGTGTCATCTTGTTGAAGACAGACGTGATGACGAAGATTTCGATGCAGTGGTTTCCACACTTGAAAAGGTTGTGAATTCAGGGTTCTCGGCTTGGAGGATGGCAGCATGAGCGTGGCGTTATCAGCTTCTGAAACAAGATTGGTCCGCTTTTTAAAGCAGGGCGGCTGCGAAATGCAGGATTCCGTTCGCGAAACGCATGTATTGCTGGTTGGCGAGC
The Ochrobactrum sp. BTU1 DNA segment above includes these coding regions:
- a CDS encoding MucR family transcriptional regulator, with the translated sequence MENPEIYDESAELLLSLTADVVAAYVGNNSIRASELPLLISEVHSAFKRHVEREEAPVVVEKPKPAVNPKKSVTDDYIICLEDGKKFKSLKRHLMTHYSMTPEQYREKWDLDPNYPMVAPNYAAARSRLAKKMGLGRKPKDA